One stretch of Halobacillus litoralis DNA includes these proteins:
- a CDS encoding VOC family protein gives MKFPRFNASQIRIARPTDQFENVIDFYEAGLGLERLTDFAGHRGYEGVVYGLPGLPYQLEFTRHESGSPCPAPSKDNLLVFYIENRGEVLDVAERLHDMGYQEVESENPYWEEKGITIEDPDGWRVVLMNTKGI, from the coding sequence ATGAAGTTTCCAAGGTTTAATGCATCGCAAATAAGAATAGCGAGACCAACGGATCAATTCGAAAACGTGATCGATTTTTATGAGGCAGGACTTGGTTTAGAGAGACTAACAGACTTTGCAGGTCACAGAGGATATGAGGGAGTGGTTTATGGATTACCCGGTCTACCCTACCAACTCGAGTTTACTAGACATGAGTCAGGCAGCCCATGCCCTGCACCCTCCAAGGATAATCTGCTTGTTTTTTATATAGAAAACAGGGGTGAGGTGTTAGATGTAGCTGAAAGACTCCATGATATGGGGTATCAAGAAGTGGAATCTGAAAACCCATATTGGGAAGAAAAGGGGATAACGATAGAAGATCCCGATGGTTGGAGAGTCGTTTTAATGAATACGAAAGGGATTTGA
- a CDS encoding MFS transporter, with protein MDRLWKNKGYVTLMSAQAISSIGDWLSIVAIITLVGLKWDASPLEVSFVFLCLAVPMALFGPVAGMVADRFSRKTLMIVSDVVRAALILILTVATSLWMVYATLLTIGIFSAVFIPAKNGKLKEVVAEEDMKGAMSITSMIDSSTKILGPLISGLLVTVVGAQQVFIIDSATFLMSAVILLFVPNARSLETIEEEKEEGAFKKEFALGFSFLKSNRFMMTGLILVGLSLLILQSADSQLIVLIRELTQASPDLFGYLVTGSGLGMFLAGFLLAKKTDYQAYPLMLLGVCGIGASFGVMGMLTYYDLNYSILWGPGLGFTAGFSASLIFIPFQATVQVNTPVHMTGRVFGVINSVMTTATIIGPLVGGWIATMIGVIPTFTITASLLVFVSIVGFISKQKVEGVKRDVSTSEQGTPEATTS; from the coding sequence ATGGATCGCTTATGGAAAAACAAAGGGTACGTGACCTTGATGTCTGCGCAAGCCATTTCGAGTATCGGTGACTGGTTAAGTATTGTCGCGATTATTACACTCGTTGGTTTGAAGTGGGATGCATCACCACTTGAAGTATCATTCGTCTTTTTGTGCTTGGCCGTGCCGATGGCCTTGTTTGGACCGGTTGCTGGAATGGTGGCTGATCGATTCAGCAGGAAAACGCTTATGATTGTCTCTGATGTTGTAAGGGCAGCTTTAATACTGATTTTGACGGTCGCTACATCACTTTGGATGGTTTATGCAACGCTACTTACAATTGGAATTTTTTCCGCTGTCTTCATCCCTGCGAAAAACGGAAAATTGAAAGAAGTGGTTGCGGAGGAAGATATGAAAGGGGCGATGTCAATCACCTCGATGATTGACTCCTCAACGAAAATTCTCGGCCCGCTCATTAGTGGGTTGCTTGTCACAGTAGTCGGTGCCCAGCAAGTGTTCATTATCGATTCTGCCACGTTTCTCATGTCTGCGGTCATCCTTTTGTTTGTTCCAAATGCGCGCTCCCTGGAAACGATCGAAGAAGAAAAAGAGGAGGGGGCGTTCAAGAAAGAGTTCGCACTCGGCTTTTCTTTTCTTAAGTCAAACCGCTTTATGATGACGGGTTTGATTTTGGTTGGTCTCAGCCTTTTGATTCTCCAATCGGCCGATTCCCAACTCATCGTCTTAATCCGTGAACTGACGCAGGCTTCACCAGATTTGTTCGGTTATCTTGTGACCGGTTCTGGCCTCGGCATGTTCTTAGCGGGCTTTTTGTTAGCGAAGAAAACGGATTATCAAGCTTATCCGCTCATGCTTCTCGGGGTATGTGGAATCGGAGCGAGCTTTGGTGTTATGGGGATGCTTACCTATTATGACCTTAATTATTCCATCCTGTGGGGACCAGGGCTTGGATTCACGGCGGGTTTTTCAGCAAGCTTGATTTTTATTCCATTCCAGGCGACTGTCCAGGTGAACACGCCTGTTCATATGACCGGGCGCGTGTTTGGGGTCATCAATAGTGTCATGACGACTGCGACGATCATCGGGCCTCTCGTCGGAGGGTGGATCGCAACAATGATCGGCGTCATTCCGACATTTACGATTACAGCAAGTCTTCTCGTCTTCGTATCTATCGTAGGGTTTATTTCGAAGCAAAAAGTAGAGGGAGTGAAGAGAGATGTCTCCACGAGTGAGCAAGGAACACCTGAAGCAACGACGAGCTGA
- a CDS encoding TetR/AcrR family transcriptional regulator, producing the protein MSPRVSKEHLKQRRADIMEAARNVFIKHGYEYTTMKHVMEAAGVSRGGLYQYFSNKEDLFEALLEEGLTDEAEATVDSLEKVESYWALLMQLLFGEDGNPDTEMDPLAPSKLEFFITGRNDERRRDYGEKRYEMGLRIYDELIKKGQESGEFSDRYDSELVARSIITFIDGLALDHAILPEEKVKIKEQSALFVEYLKMALDVPSSR; encoded by the coding sequence ATGTCTCCACGAGTGAGCAAGGAACACCTGAAGCAACGACGAGCTGACATCATGGAAGCTGCAAGGAACGTATTTATTAAGCATGGATATGAGTACACGACCATGAAGCACGTCATGGAAGCTGCTGGCGTCAGCAGGGGCGGTCTCTATCAATATTTTTCAAATAAAGAAGATCTGTTTGAAGCTTTGCTTGAAGAAGGGCTCACGGACGAAGCGGAAGCGACAGTGGATTCACTGGAAAAAGTAGAATCTTACTGGGCTTTGCTTATGCAGCTTTTGTTCGGAGAAGATGGAAATCCTGATACAGAGATGGACCCACTCGCACCAAGCAAATTAGAATTTTTCATCACGGGTCGGAACGATGAACGAAGACGTGACTATGGAGAAAAGCGTTATGAAATGGGGCTGCGTATTTACGATGAACTCATCAAAAAAGGGCAGGAATCCGGTGAGTTCAGTGACCGCTATGACAGCGAGCTTGTGGCAAGGTCAATCATCACTTTTATCGACGGTCTTGCGCTAGATCATGCGATTTTGCCGGAAGAGAAAGTGAAGATAAAGGAGCAGTCAGCTTTGTTTGTAGAATATTTGAAAATGGCATTGGATGTACCCTCCTCTCGTTGA
- a CDS encoding amidase, with the protein MRLDEYASYDGLGLSGLVKDKKVKASELRELALEAITLLNPELNAVVQTLHQDSQEEINKELPKGPFHGVPFLIKELVLHKANVPVNMGSQLTEGLTFPVDSELMKRYKEAGLLTVGTTTTPEFGYNATTESVFYGATRNPWDSSLSPGGSSGGSGASIAAGIVPVAHANDGGGSIRIPASCNGLVGLKPTRGRIPAGPYNSEPLNGIAIEFALTKTVRDTAALLDAVSGPDIGCYGWAEPPVESFSSQMKKAPQKLKIALMRDPLSHVPVDEDCLNELDKTAKLCEDLGHEVIEVSPAVDAEALSLSTLRIWTTNIRHMINGAASMVNRIPSQENLESGIWACYEFGGKISGEELLQAIDINAMISRVIGEFFTKYDVILSPVTAQKPLPLGTLNCNKEGLTAEDWTNQIFTYAPYTNLYNATGTPAISLPLGWSKEGLPIGMQFASAFSNEGLLLSLAAQLEEAAPWSSKKT; encoded by the coding sequence ATGCGCTTAGATGAGTATGCAAGCTATGATGGGTTAGGTCTATCTGGATTAGTGAAGGATAAAAAAGTCAAAGCTTCAGAGTTAAGAGAATTGGCCCTTGAGGCTATCACATTGTTGAATCCCGAGTTGAATGCAGTCGTACAAACATTACACCAAGACTCTCAGGAAGAGATAAATAAGGAGCTCCCAAAAGGTCCATTTCATGGGGTCCCGTTCTTAATTAAAGAACTTGTGTTACACAAAGCAAACGTTCCCGTTAATATGGGAAGTCAATTAACTGAAGGACTCACTTTCCCTGTAGATAGTGAACTTATGAAGAGATACAAAGAGGCTGGCCTTTTAACTGTCGGTACCACAACGACTCCTGAATTTGGATATAATGCGACAACTGAATCTGTTTTTTATGGAGCGACGCGAAATCCATGGGACTCTTCCCTCAGCCCTGGCGGATCAAGCGGCGGTTCAGGGGCATCTATTGCTGCGGGGATTGTCCCGGTTGCCCACGCCAATGACGGAGGCGGATCTATCAGGATACCGGCGTCCTGTAATGGATTAGTAGGACTCAAACCGACGCGAGGACGTATTCCTGCAGGCCCATACAATAGCGAACCATTGAACGGAATAGCCATTGAATTTGCTTTAACCAAAACCGTTCGGGATACAGCGGCACTCCTGGATGCTGTCTCGGGACCTGACATCGGTTGCTATGGTTGGGCTGAGCCCCCTGTTGAATCATTTTCTTCTCAAATGAAGAAAGCCCCGCAAAAACTAAAGATCGCTTTGATGAGGGATCCGTTATCCCATGTACCTGTAGATGAAGACTGCTTGAATGAGTTGGATAAAACCGCGAAATTGTGTGAAGATCTTGGTCATGAGGTCATAGAAGTATCTCCTGCTGTTGATGCGGAAGCACTTTCATTATCAACTCTCAGAATTTGGACCACGAACATCAGACATATGATCAATGGAGCTGCCAGTATGGTGAACCGCATTCCATCACAGGAAAATCTTGAATCAGGCATTTGGGCCTGTTATGAATTTGGAGGAAAGATTTCGGGAGAAGAATTGCTACAAGCCATTGATATCAATGCCATGATTTCGAGGGTCATCGGTGAATTTTTCACAAAATACGATGTGATACTCTCCCCTGTGACAGCACAAAAACCCTTACCCCTGGGAACCCTCAATTGTAACAAAGAAGGCCTGACGGCTGAAGATTGGACCAATCAAATTTTCACCTATGCCCCTTATACGAATTTGTATAATGCTACCGGAACTCCCGCCATTTCTTTACCCTTAGGTTGGAGTAAAGAAGGTCTTCCCATTGGGATGCAATTTGCAAGCGCTTTCTCGAATGAGGGGTTACTCCTATCATTGGCTGCCCAACTGGAGGAAGCAGCTCCATGGTCCTCAAAAAAAACCTAA
- a CDS encoding response regulator transcription factor has protein sequence MLSETRLDQTDYEKMLSFYNIVLQCNGNHIIIQEALKEIFNFNQTILWDLHPKRTLALPRAFNLPRQALDDYLSYFQPLDLLHPKNLYISSRKQIFCLNEILSQNDYEQSEYYQDFMKKHGYYDEMGVYFMLDNQVRGVLGLVRTHDEPPFTTKDVTLLSYLIPPMSSIFMDKKKEKLKGILIKNGITERESQVVHLVIEGKTNKEMAEILFVSENTIKKHLQNIFHKFGVSNRTSIYRVLQME, from the coding sequence ATGTTGAGCGAAACTCGTCTAGATCAAACCGATTACGAAAAGATGCTGTCCTTTTATAATATAGTCCTTCAGTGTAACGGTAATCATATAATTATTCAGGAGGCGCTCAAAGAAATCTTCAATTTTAACCAGACCATCCTATGGGATCTTCATCCAAAAAGAACCTTAGCCTTGCCACGTGCTTTCAATCTTCCAAGACAAGCGCTAGATGATTATTTAAGCTATTTTCAACCTTTGGACCTTCTTCACCCTAAAAATCTTTACATATCTAGCAGGAAACAAATATTTTGTTTGAATGAAATACTATCTCAGAACGATTATGAGCAATCCGAATACTATCAAGATTTCATGAAGAAACACGGGTACTACGATGAGATGGGTGTTTATTTCATGTTGGACAATCAAGTCAGAGGGGTTCTTGGATTAGTACGCACCCACGATGAGCCGCCTTTTACAACGAAAGATGTGACTCTTCTAAGCTATCTAATCCCTCCAATGAGCTCGATATTTATGGATAAGAAGAAAGAAAAGTTGAAAGGCATTTTAATTAAGAATGGAATCACAGAGCGAGAGAGCCAGGTAGTTCATCTTGTCATAGAGGGAAAGACGAATAAAGAGATGGCAGAGATATTATTCGTTAGTGAAAATACAATTAAGAAACATTTACAAAACATTTTCCATAAATTTGGTGTTTCTAATAGAACAAGCATCTATCGAGTTTTGCAGATGGAATAA
- the ahpF gene encoding alkyl hydroperoxide reductase subunit F, whose product MVLDAQIKAQLEEYLKLLEGDIELKVSAGDDKVSRDMLALTDELASMSPKITAQNTELKRTPSFSVNRPQEETGVTFAGVPLGHEFTSLVLALLQVSGRAPKIDDTMIDQIKNISGEFHFETFVSLSCHNCPDVVQALNIMSVLNPNITHTMIDGAAFKEEAEEKNIMAVPSVHLNGEFFSGGRTTLEEIVAKISEGPSPEEFTNREPYEVLVIGGGPAGASAAIYSARKGIRTGIVAERFGGQVLDTMTIENFISVKSTEGPKFAASLEEHVKDYEIDIMNLQRAKSLQKNDDDMFELELENGGVLKSKTVIISTGARWRQLGVPGEDEYKNKGVAYCPHCDGPLFEGKDVAVIGGGNSGVEAAIDLAGIVQNVTVLEFADTLKADEVLQERLNSLPNAEVKTNAQTKEITGDDNVNGITYIDRESGEEQHIGLEGVFVQIGLVPNTEWMDESVEMNRIGEIITDKRGATNIPGLFAAGDVTDSPHNQIIISMGDGANAALGAFDYLIRN is encoded by the coding sequence ATGGTTCTCGATGCACAAATAAAAGCACAATTAGAAGAGTATCTAAAGCTTTTAGAAGGTGACATCGAACTGAAAGTCAGCGCGGGAGACGACAAAGTCTCCCGTGACATGCTGGCTCTCACGGATGAGCTTGCATCCATGTCACCGAAAATCACAGCACAAAACACAGAATTGAAACGCACACCAAGCTTCAGCGTGAACCGCCCGCAAGAAGAGACAGGCGTTACGTTTGCCGGTGTTCCGCTTGGTCATGAATTCACGTCCTTGGTTCTTGCTTTACTGCAAGTGAGCGGTAGAGCTCCGAAAATCGATGATACGATGATCGACCAAATCAAAAACATCTCCGGTGAGTTTCATTTCGAAACGTTTGTCAGCTTAAGCTGCCACAACTGTCCGGATGTTGTTCAGGCCCTGAATATCATGAGCGTGCTGAACCCGAACATTACGCACACAATGATTGATGGTGCGGCGTTTAAAGAAGAAGCAGAAGAGAAAAACATCATGGCCGTTCCTTCTGTCCACCTTAACGGAGAATTCTTCAGTGGTGGACGCACGACGCTTGAAGAAATCGTTGCGAAAATTAGTGAAGGCCCTTCTCCAGAAGAGTTCACTAACCGCGAGCCTTATGAAGTTCTCGTAATCGGTGGTGGCCCTGCAGGCGCAAGTGCAGCGATCTACTCTGCACGTAAAGGCATCCGTACAGGAATCGTCGCAGAACGATTCGGTGGACAGGTCCTAGATACGATGACGATTGAAAACTTCATCAGTGTGAAGAGCACAGAAGGACCGAAGTTCGCAGCAAGTCTTGAAGAACACGTCAAAGATTATGAGATCGATATCATGAACCTTCAACGTGCGAAAAGCTTGCAGAAAAACGATGACGATATGTTTGAACTTGAACTAGAAAACGGCGGGGTGCTGAAAAGTAAAACCGTCATCATCTCCACAGGTGCTCGCTGGCGTCAGCTCGGCGTCCCTGGTGAGGACGAGTACAAGAACAAAGGTGTCGCCTACTGCCCACACTGTGACGGACCATTGTTCGAAGGCAAAGACGTTGCTGTCATCGGCGGCGGAAACTCTGGTGTCGAAGCAGCGATCGACCTTGCCGGTATCGTCCAAAACGTAACCGTGCTTGAATTCGCAGACACACTGAAAGCAGACGAAGTCTTACAAGAACGCTTGAACAGCCTTCCGAATGCCGAAGTGAAAACGAATGCCCAAACCAAAGAAATCACTGGCGATGACAATGTGAATGGAATCACATATATCGACCGTGAATCTGGTGAAGAACAGCACATCGGCCTTGAAGGTGTCTTCGTCCAAATCGGCCTTGTACCAAACACCGAATGGATGGACGAATCTGTTGAAATGAACCGTATCGGGGAAATTATCACAGACAAGCGCGGCGCTACAAACATTCCAGGATTGTTTGCGGCTGGTGACGTCACCGACAGCCCACACAACCAAATCATCATCTCTATGGGTGATGGTGCGAACGCGGCGCTTGGTGCGTTTGATTACTTGATTCGTAACTAA
- a CDS encoding PRD domain-containing protein, translated as MRIFKILNNNAVVVYDGPQEKIVMGKGVAFQKKRNDIVPKHKIEKIFLLRDQSSEKFQQLLSTLPEKHIEVAERIISHAEGYLEAPLNDHIHIALTDHLSFALERLEQGFPIQNKLTNEIKFLYKKEFEVGMWAKEEIKRELGVEVPMDEVAHIALHVHTAKMDTPSMSESLQTATILRDFVEQVETIVGLTIEETSINYQRLITHLRFALNRVEEGSNFEPIDEDMLDLIQTKYKEAFETSEKVALYLKEEYGIDFPDSEIAYIALHIQRLLKIN; from the coding sequence ATGCGCATTTTCAAAATCCTGAATAACAATGCCGTCGTTGTGTACGATGGTCCCCAAGAGAAAATCGTCATGGGGAAGGGCGTTGCTTTTCAGAAGAAACGGAACGATATTGTGCCGAAACATAAAATCGAGAAGATCTTCCTCTTACGAGACCAGTCCTCAGAAAAATTCCAACAGTTATTATCCACTTTACCAGAAAAGCATATTGAAGTGGCCGAGCGAATCATCAGTCATGCAGAAGGATATTTGGAAGCCCCCTTGAACGACCATATCCATATTGCGCTTACCGACCACTTATCGTTTGCTTTAGAACGTTTGGAGCAAGGCTTTCCGATCCAAAACAAGTTGACGAATGAAATTAAGTTCCTATATAAGAAGGAATTCGAAGTAGGGATGTGGGCGAAAGAAGAGATCAAACGTGAACTTGGTGTCGAAGTTCCGATGGATGAGGTCGCCCATATCGCCCTTCACGTTCATACCGCGAAAATGGACACGCCGTCGATGAGCGAATCGTTGCAGACGGCGACCATTTTGCGTGACTTTGTTGAGCAGGTTGAAACGATTGTTGGGCTTACTATTGAAGAGACGAGCATCAACTACCAACGCTTGATTACCCATCTTCGCTTTGCATTGAATCGTGTAGAAGAGGGGAGCAATTTCGAACCAATTGATGAAGACATGCTGGATCTAATTCAAACGAAATATAAGGAAGCTTTTGAGACTTCAGAGAAGGTAGCCCTCTATTTGAAGGAAGAATACGGCATTGATTTTCCCGATTCTGAAATCGCCTATATCGCCTTGCACATCCAACGCCTGTTAAAAATAAATTAA
- a CDS encoding sucrose-specific PTS transporter subunit IIBC: MNHKEVAEQLVPLLGGKDNVVSATHCATRLRLVIEDESQIDKAAIEELDGVKGAFSSSGQFQIIFGTGTVNKVFTHFGPMVGASVEEEENDKSVSHKDAAKSKMNPLARFARTLSNIFVPIIPAIVAAGMLMGLLGLMNTYNWVDPESGIFVMLDMFSSASFIILPILIGFSAAKEFGGNTYLGAVIGGIMTHPNLLNPWGLSDAQPETLDFLGFGVEMLGYQGTVIPVLLTVYVMSKMERAFRKVVPNAIDLLVTPFLTVIFTGFVALLVVGPLGRTLGNGLTSVLGVVYDTAGPIAGLIFGGLYSTIVLTGVHHSFHAIEAELLNVGGNYLLPIWAMANVAQGGATIAVFFKTKNKKTKEIALPAGISAFLGITEPAIFGVNLKYRRPFIGAAIGGALGGAYVVFTKVMANGIGLTGLPMFAIAQDPINYGIGCLIAIGGSILATLLLGWSEDTK; the protein is encoded by the coding sequence ATGAATCATAAAGAAGTAGCTGAACAATTGGTTCCGTTGCTCGGCGGCAAGGATAATGTTGTCAGTGCCACTCACTGTGCCACACGTTTACGTCTCGTCATTGAAGATGAGAGTCAAATCGATAAAGCAGCCATAGAAGAACTCGATGGGGTTAAAGGGGCGTTCTCAAGCTCTGGTCAGTTCCAGATTATCTTCGGAACAGGAACGGTCAACAAAGTGTTCACCCACTTTGGACCAATGGTCGGAGCTTCGGTGGAAGAAGAGGAAAATGACAAGTCCGTCTCTCACAAGGATGCGGCGAAAAGTAAAATGAATCCACTGGCACGTTTTGCCCGGACACTATCGAATATTTTTGTTCCAATCATCCCGGCGATCGTTGCTGCGGGTATGCTGATGGGGCTGCTCGGCCTGATGAACACATACAACTGGGTCGATCCTGAAAGCGGAATATTCGTCATGCTGGATATGTTCTCATCTGCTTCTTTCATCATTCTGCCAATCTTGATTGGTTTTAGTGCCGCGAAGGAATTTGGCGGAAATACGTATTTGGGTGCCGTCATCGGTGGAATCATGACCCACCCGAACCTTTTGAACCCGTGGGGACTTTCTGATGCTCAGCCGGAAACACTGGATTTCCTAGGCTTTGGGGTTGAAATGCTTGGATATCAGGGAACGGTTATCCCTGTGCTATTGACGGTTTATGTGATGTCAAAAATGGAACGAGCCTTCCGTAAGGTTGTTCCGAATGCCATTGATCTATTGGTTACACCGTTCTTGACAGTTATTTTTACAGGTTTTGTTGCTTTGCTTGTCGTTGGACCACTTGGCCGTACGCTAGGTAATGGACTGACTTCCGTGCTTGGTGTTGTGTATGACACAGCTGGTCCAATTGCAGGACTCATTTTCGGTGGCTTGTATTCAACGATTGTACTGACAGGAGTGCACCACAGTTTCCACGCGATTGAAGCGGAACTGTTGAACGTCGGCGGAAACTACTTGCTTCCGATTTGGGCAATGGCGAACGTAGCTCAAGGGGGAGCGACGATTGCGGTATTCTTCAAGACGAAAAACAAGAAAACGAAAGAAATTGCTCTTCCTGCAGGAATCTCTGCTTTCTTAGGAATTACAGAGCCAGCGATTTTCGGTGTCAACTTGAAATACCGTCGTCCGTTTATCGGAGCGGCGATTGGTGGAGCGCTTGGCGGTGCGTACGTCGTGTTCACAAAGGTAATGGCAAATGGAATCGGATTGACTGGTTTACCGATGTTCGCGATAGCTCAGGATCCGATCAACTACGGAATCGGCTGTCTAATCGCGATTGGTGGTTCCATCTTGGCGACGCTTCTGCTTGGATGGAGTGAAGATACGAAATAA
- a CDS encoding aminoimidazole riboside kinase — translation MKKGVISLGEALIDFIPLDQDNTNYQKSPGGAPANVSVGVARLGATSTFLGKVGDDVLGRFMKKTLTDYGVQTHSMFLTPEVRTGVVFVTNAEDGERSFDFYIHPSADQFLEAGEVDVSDFDTHKVLHFGSISMIGETVKEATRHAVSLAKKKEMIVSYDPNLRLPLWDSEEQARETIQSMLSEADLLKISEEELEFITGEADIERGLEKLAGYDIPLTLITMGGEGNYVCTSDGIQHVPAMKVKAVDTTGAGDAFVSGMLYSLNEYEGDITSITLPEAVKMAKFASVSGALAASTKGAMTALPTRDEVMKHLEEAGE, via the coding sequence ATGAAAAAAGGTGTCATTTCGCTTGGGGAAGCATTGATTGATTTTATCCCGTTGGATCAGGACAACACGAACTATCAAAAGAGCCCAGGAGGTGCGCCGGCAAACGTTTCTGTCGGTGTTGCGAGACTTGGGGCGACGTCTACGTTTTTAGGGAAAGTCGGCGATGATGTGCTCGGCCGTTTTATGAAAAAAACGCTCACCGATTACGGGGTGCAGACGCATAGCATGTTCCTGACGCCTGAGGTGAGGACAGGCGTTGTTTTTGTAACGAATGCTGAGGATGGGGAACGAAGCTTTGACTTTTATATCCATCCAAGTGCCGATCAGTTCCTTGAAGCAGGGGAGGTCGACGTGTCCGATTTCGATACCCATAAAGTGCTTCACTTCGGTTCGATTTCAATGATTGGTGAGACGGTCAAAGAGGCGACGCGCCATGCGGTTTCTTTGGCGAAGAAAAAAGAGATGATTGTCTCGTATGACCCGAACCTACGCCTACCGCTTTGGGATTCAGAGGAACAGGCAAGGGAAACGATTCAGTCGATGCTGTCAGAAGCAGACCTTTTGAAAATATCGGAGGAAGAATTGGAGTTCATCACAGGCGAAGCGGATATAGAGCGCGGGCTTGAGAAGCTTGCGGGTTACGATATTCCTTTGACACTGATTACAATGGGTGGAGAAGGCAACTATGTGTGCACGTCTGATGGAATACAGCATGTTCCTGCCATGAAAGTGAAAGCCGTCGATACGACAGGTGCAGGCGATGCGTTTGTTTCGGGTATGTTGTACTCCTTGAATGAGTACGAAGGCGATATCACTAGCATCACACTTCCGGAAGCGGTGAAGATGGCGAAGTTTGCAAGTGTATCCGGAGCCCTTGCGGCATCGACAAAAGGTGCGATGACAGCCCTTCCGACGCGGGATGAAGTAATGAAGCATCTCGAAGAGGCAGGCGAGTAA